One window of Rhizobium tropici CIAT 899 genomic DNA carries:
- a CDS encoding UPF0262 family protein, producing the protein MASAEYRLCDVSLDRSFAGRDARIEREQALAVIDLLESNTFIPVGHDGGPYRLTIAAADGRLALHVADAHGEHVVSHYLSLTPFRRLLKDYTRICESYYDAIRHPGPERLEAIDMGRRGVHNEAAELLKSRLSAKVNIDNDTARRLFTLIYALLVRNADRRVLLS; encoded by the coding sequence ATGGCCTCCGCCGAGTACCGTCTCTGCGACGTATCGCTCGACCGGTCGTTCGCTGGCCGGGACGCGAGAATTGAGCGGGAGCAAGCGCTCGCGGTTATCGACCTCTTGGAATCCAACACCTTCATTCCGGTCGGTCACGATGGCGGGCCATACCGCCTCACGATTGCGGCGGCCGACGGGCGCCTCGCGTTACATGTCGCCGATGCCCATGGCGAGCATGTCGTCAGTCACTACCTGTCGCTGACGCCGTTCCGCCGATTGCTGAAAGACTACACCCGCATCTGTGAGAGCTACTACGACGCCATCCGCCACCCAGGCCCTGAACGGCTTGAGGCGATCGATATGGGCCGGCGCGGCGTCCATAACGAGGCAGCCGAACTGCTGAAAAGCCGGCTGTCAGCGAAAGTGAACATCGACAACGACACCGCCCGCCGGCTGTTCACACTGATCTACGCCCTGCTCGTGCGCAATGCCGACCGTCGAGTTCTGCTGAGCTGA
- a CDS encoding Glu/Leu/Phe/Val family dehydrogenase has translation MNAIPQRNVQAGETSSAGFLDSVDQNFRHAMTFLDLPEGLSERIMQCNSTYTVRFGVRLRGRMYSFIGWRSVHSEHCEPVKGGIRYASNADAEEVEALAALMTLKCSLVDVPFGGSKGALKIDPREWTPQELERITRRFTQELNKRGLIGPGVNVPAPDIGTGEREMAWMMDEFRRANPTDVINARACVTGKPLSKGGIAGRTEATGRGVQFAIQSYLRDPRTAGLNGKRDLKGAAIIVQGFGNVGYHAAKFVSEEDGARVTIVAERDGYVANADGLAIEALKQHHIKTGSILGFEDATSFAGDMTGIAQPCDVLIPAAMENAIHAGNADRIKANLVVEAANGPITFEADKVLRTRGITVLPDLYVNAGGVVVSYFEWVKNLTHIPFGLMERRRRERRNQTIAMALERMTGKEFPADIRDEFLEGGAEIDLVRSGLEDVMRSTWTRIADLIEQQPELGDYRTAAYVASIRQIADAYEAIGI, from the coding sequence GTGAACGCAATACCACAACGCAACGTGCAAGCCGGAGAAACCAGCTCCGCAGGCTTCCTGGATAGCGTTGACCAAAACTTCCGTCATGCCATGACATTCCTCGACCTGCCGGAAGGCCTGTCGGAGCGGATCATGCAGTGCAACTCGACCTACACGGTTCGGTTCGGCGTCCGCCTGCGGGGTCGCATGTACAGCTTTATCGGCTGGCGCTCGGTCCATAGCGAGCACTGCGAGCCGGTGAAGGGCGGCATTCGCTATGCGTCGAATGCCGATGCTGAAGAGGTCGAGGCCCTGGCAGCGCTGATGACGCTCAAATGCTCGCTGGTCGATGTGCCGTTCGGCGGCTCGAAGGGCGCGCTAAAGATCGATCCGCGCGAATGGACGCCGCAGGAGCTCGAGCGCATCACCCGCCGCTTCACCCAGGAACTCAACAAGCGCGGCCTGATCGGCCCCGGCGTCAACGTCCCGGCACCCGACATCGGCACCGGCGAGCGGGAAATGGCCTGGATGATGGACGAGTTCCGCCGCGCCAATCCGACCGATGTCATCAACGCGCGCGCCTGCGTCACCGGCAAGCCGCTGTCGAAGGGCGGTATTGCCGGCCGCACCGAGGCAACCGGCCGAGGCGTGCAGTTCGCCATCCAGAGCTATCTCCGCGATCCGCGCACTGCCGGCCTGAACGGCAAGCGCGATCTGAAGGGTGCTGCAATCATCGTCCAGGGCTTCGGCAATGTCGGCTACCATGCGGCAAAGTTCGTCTCTGAAGAAGACGGTGCCCGGGTGACGATTGTTGCCGAACGCGACGGCTATGTCGCCAACGCCGATGGTCTTGCGATCGAGGCGCTGAAGCAGCATCATATCAAGACCGGCAGCATTCTCGGCTTCGAAGACGCCACCTCGTTTGCCGGCGATATGACGGGCATTGCGCAGCCATGCGACGTCCTCATTCCGGCGGCCATGGAGAATGCCATCCATGCGGGCAATGCAGACCGCATCAAGGCAAATTTGGTCGTCGAGGCGGCCAACGGCCCGATCACCTTCGAGGCTGACAAGGTGCTTCGCACCCGAGGGATCACCGTTCTTCCCGATCTTTACGTCAATGCCGGCGGTGTCGTCGTCAGCTACTTCGAGTGGGTAAAGAACCTGACGCATATTCCCTTCGGTCTGATGGAACGGCGCCGGCGCGAGCGGCGCAACCAGACCATCGCAATGGCGCTGGAACGCATGACCGGCAAGGAATTCCCCGCCGATATCCGCGATGAATTCCTCGAAGGCGGCGCCGAGATCGACCTCGTCCGGTCCGGCCTCGAAGACGTCATGCGCAGCACCTGGACACGGATCGCCGACCTCATCGAACAGCAACCGGAACTCGGTGACTACCGGACCGCCGCCTATGTCGCGTCGATCCGGCAGATCG